One Phycisphaerae bacterium DNA segment encodes these proteins:
- the ruvC gene encoding crossover junction endodeoxyribonuclease RuvC, producing MKILGIDPGLQICGYAVIEADRNNMKLLEAGVCRTNTKLPIEKRLVQIAQDIKSLLEKFDPACMAVEELYSHYAHPKTSILMGHARGVILACACENGTEVKSFAATKIKKSLTGNGRASKLQMQRSIKSLLGLAKMPEPADVADAIAAALCCANSI from the coding sequence ATGAAGATTCTCGGCATCGACCCTGGTTTGCAGATTTGCGGATATGCCGTGATTGAAGCTGACAGGAACAATATGAAGCTGCTCGAGGCGGGAGTTTGCCGAACGAATACGAAACTGCCGATTGAGAAAAGACTGGTGCAGATAGCACAGGATATAAAATCATTGCTCGAAAAATTCGACCCTGCCTGTATGGCGGTTGAAGAATTATATTCGCATTATGCCCATCCCAAAACCTCAATCTTGATGGGACACGCAAGAGGTGTTATACTTGCCTGTGCCTGCGAAAACGGCACGGAAGTAAAGAGCTTTGCGGCGACGAAAATAAAGAAGTCGCTGACGGGCAACGGAAGAGCATCGAAACTTCAGATGCAAAGAAGCATTAAGAGCCTGCTGGGCCTTGCGAAGATGCCGGAGCCTGCGGATGTGGCGGACGCTATCGCGGCGGCACTTTGCTGTGCCAATTCGATTTGA
- a CDS encoding PLP-dependent aspartate aminotransferase family protein translates to MKKQVDKKAGFSTTAVHAGEIRYNEYGSITTPIVQTSTFIFKNIDEIKQLAAGVKDRFEYGRYGNPTQVAAERKLAALENAEDAVLFSTGMSAITTTLFALLKSGDHIIITDDAYKRTLDFCLRCLERFNIGCTVIKMGDYEAIENAIKPNTKIFFSESPTNPYLNIMDLDRLMGIFKGKGILVISDSTFATPYNQKPLEYGIDLVIHSATKYLGGHNDLLSGVVLGRKELTGTIRDYLKITGGCIDPHSSYFLIRGLKTFELRMQRHNENGQKIAEFLENHPKVEKVYYPGLPSHQHYKIAKKQMKGFGGVVTFEVKDDVTCALEFLSRLKIICIGPSLGGVESLITHPATISYYGISREERLALGIKDGLIRLSIGIENAEDIIEDLNQALA, encoded by the coding sequence ATGAAGAAACAAGTTGACAAAAAAGCGGGATTTTCAACCACGGCTGTGCACGCCGGCGAAATCCGTTATAACGAATACGGCTCAATAACCACGCCGATTGTTCAGACGTCCACATTTATTTTCAAAAACATCGACGAAATAAAACAGCTTGCCGCAGGCGTCAAAGACAGATTCGAATACGGCCGCTACGGGAATCCCACACAGGTCGCGGCCGAGCGGAAACTTGCGGCACTGGAAAACGCCGAGGACGCCGTGCTGTTTTCAACCGGAATGAGCGCGATAACAACCACGCTTTTCGCACTGCTGAAATCCGGCGACCATATCATAATAACCGATGACGCATACAAGCGAACGCTCGACTTCTGCCTGAGATGCCTTGAAAGATTCAACATCGGCTGTACGGTAATCAAAATGGGCGACTATGAAGCGATAGAAAACGCGATAAAGCCCAATACGAAGATTTTTTTCTCGGAGTCTCCGACAAATCCATATCTGAATATAATGGATTTGGACCGGCTGATGGGCATTTTCAAAGGGAAAGGCATTCTCGTCATATCGGACAGCACTTTCGCAACGCCTTACAACCAGAAACCATTGGAATACGGAATAGATTTAGTCATACACAGCGCGACTAAATATCTCGGCGGACATAACGACCTGCTCAGCGGCGTGGTGCTCGGAAGAAAAGAACTGACCGGCACTATTCGGGACTATCTCAAGATAACCGGCGGATGCATCGACCCGCATTCATCATACTTTTTAATCCGCGGCCTGAAAACTTTCGAGCTTCGTATGCAGCGGCATAACGAGAACGGGCAAAAAATCGCCGAGTTCCTCGAAAACCATCCGAAAGTAGAAAAGGTATATTATCCGGGTCTGCCGAGCCATCAGCATTATAAAATAGCGAAAAAACAGATGAAAGGATTCGGCGGAGTCGTTACATTCGAAGTGAAAGACGACGTAACTTGCGCACTCGAATTTTTGAGCAGGCTGAAAATTATCTGTATCGGGCCGAGCCTTGGCGGCGTCGAATCGCTGATTACGCATCCGGCTACGATAAGCTATTACGGCATAAGCAGGGAAGAGCGTTTGGCACTGGGCATCAAGGACGGACTTATACGGCTTTCAATTGGAATTGAAAACGCCGAAGATATTATAGAAGACCTGAATCAGGCATTGGCGTGA
- the cysS gene encoding cysteine--tRNA ligase produces MELKLYNTLTRKTEEFVPMQQGKVGMYSCGPTVYSHPHIGNFRSFLVADLLKRFLEFKGFKVTHIMNITDVGHLVDDADEGADKLEEAAKKQKKDPLEIAKFYTDSFLQASKLLNIKPPNKYPKATEHINEMIGIIKILIDKGFAYVVGNNVYYDVMKFANYGQLSGNTLEDVNAGARIEVNQEKKNPQDFALWKHDTKHLQQWDSPWGRGFPGWHIECSAMSSKYLGAEFDIHTGGEDNIFPHHECEIAQSEAASGKKFVHYWLHTRFLMFDGEKMSKSKGNLYTIPELIEKGFRKNAIRYSLISSHYRQNYNFTFDGIKAAQQAIDKIQQCVLRLTDLQKTGKAGEIRRQFKDLSFNCLTEFDAALSDDLNISKSLAVCFDFIREANKAEDLNSTEAAALLDTINKLDSVLGVLEADETEVPENIKELAEKRKAAKLSKDWKTADAVRAEITAQGWTVEDTPGGGYRIKRGEEA; encoded by the coding sequence ATGGAATTGAAACTTTATAATACTTTAACGCGAAAAACAGAAGAATTCGTGCCGATGCAGCAAGGCAAAGTCGGGATGTACAGTTGCGGGCCGACGGTGTATTCGCATCCGCATATCGGAAATTTCAGAAGCTTTCTCGTCGCGGATTTATTAAAGCGGTTCCTCGAATTCAAAGGATTCAAGGTAACTCATATTATGAATATCACGGATGTCGGACATCTGGTCGATGACGCTGACGAAGGGGCCGACAAACTGGAAGAGGCGGCGAAAAAACAGAAAAAAGACCCGCTGGAAATTGCGAAATTCTATACAGACTCATTTCTGCAGGCGAGCAAACTACTTAATATAAAACCGCCGAATAAATACCCAAAGGCGACAGAGCATATCAATGAAATGATTGGCATAATCAAGATTCTCATCGACAAGGGTTTCGCTTACGTTGTCGGCAATAACGTTTATTACGATGTTATGAAGTTCGCCAATTACGGGCAGCTTTCCGGTAATACGCTCGAAGATGTCAACGCAGGGGCGAGAATAGAAGTTAATCAGGAAAAGAAAAATCCGCAGGACTTCGCACTCTGGAAGCACGATACCAAACACTTACAGCAGTGGGACAGCCCATGGGGCAGAGGATTTCCCGGCTGGCACATCGAATGCTCGGCGATGAGCTCGAAATATCTCGGCGCCGAATTCGATATTCATACCGGCGGAGAAGATAATATTTTCCCGCATCACGAATGCGAAATCGCGCAGTCCGAAGCGGCGAGCGGCAAAAAATTCGTTCACTACTGGCTGCATACGAGATTTTTGATGTTCGACGGCGAAAAAATGTCAAAATCCAAGGGCAATCTTTACACGATTCCGGAACTTATCGAAAAGGGATTCAGGAAAAACGCGATTCGATACTCGCTTATCTCCTCGCATTACAGGCAAAACTACAATTTTACGTTCGATGGAATAAAAGCCGCTCAGCAGGCGATAGATAAAATACAGCAATGCGTCCTTCGGCTGACAGATTTGCAGAAAACCGGCAAGGCCGGCGAAATCAGAAGGCAGTTTAAAGATTTATCCTTCAATTGCCTGACTGAATTCGACGCGGCACTTTCCGACGATTTGAATATTTCAAAGTCGCTGGCGGTTTGCTTCGATTTTATACGGGAAGCCAACAAGGCCGAAGATCTGAATTCGACAGAAGCCGCTGCCCTGCTGGATACAATAAATAAACTCGATTCGGTACTCGGCGTTCTCGAAGCAGACGAAACCGAGGTGCCGGAAAATATAAAGGAACTCGCTGAAAAAAGAAAAGCAGCTAAATTAAGTAAGGATTGGAAAACGGCTGACGCTGTGCGGGCGGAAATTACGGCACAGGGCTGGACTGTCGAAGATACTCCCGGCGGAGGATATAGAATAAAACGCGGGGAGGAAGCGTAA
- the hisC gene encoding histidinol-phosphate transaminase, translated as MSYFRENIEKMAGYEPGFQPSSANVVKLNTNENPYPPSPKVIEAIKNITAEQIRKYPQPLGDSFREAAAKVLGVKPENIICANGGDDLLNMAIRAFCDESRPVAYPTPTYSLYPELARIQNCPIIEIPFDSEFNLPAKLASTGAALTIVCNPNAPSGTFIPKKELIQLAEELNGKGVLLIDEAYVDFAEDNCLELVKKFDNVIILRSMSKGYSLAGMRFGFGIANENLIKGLLKVKDSYNVDAVSIAAATAAIEDQQYFRNNVGKVKIERKILTEKLIELGFEVQASQSNFVFAKPSKARAIDIYEKLRDKDIYVRYWAYSDIKDKLRITAGTTGQTKILIDALNIILAEG; from the coding sequence ATGAGTTATTTTCGCGAAAATATAGAAAAAATGGCCGGTTACGAGCCGGGGTTCCAGCCGAGCAGCGCCAACGTGGTCAAGCTCAATACCAATGAAAATCCATATCCGCCGAGTCCGAAGGTAATCGAGGCGATAAAAAATATAACCGCTGAGCAAATCCGCAAATATCCGCAGCCGCTGGGCGATAGTTTCAGAGAAGCGGCGGCGAAAGTGCTCGGCGTCAAACCGGAAAATATTATCTGCGCAAACGGCGGAGACGATTTGCTGAATATGGCGATAAGAGCATTCTGCGATGAGAGCCGCCCTGTCGCTTATCCGACACCGACATATTCGCTTTACCCGGAACTGGCGAGGATACAAAATTGCCCTATTATCGAAATTCCATTCGACAGCGAATTCAATCTGCCGGCAAAACTCGCATCGACCGGCGCGGCACTGACAATCGTATGCAATCCAAACGCACCGAGCGGAACATTCATTCCGAAAAAAGAACTTATTCAGCTTGCCGAGGAACTTAACGGAAAAGGCGTTTTGCTGATTGACGAGGCTTATGTCGATTTCGCCGAAGACAACTGCCTCGAGCTTGTGAAAAAATTCGACAATGTAATTATCCTGAGGTCGATGAGCAAAGGCTATTCGCTTGCGGGAATGAGGTTCGGATTCGGTATCGCAAATGAAAACCTGATAAAGGGCCTGTTGAAGGTCAAGGATTCGTATAATGTCGATGCCGTGTCAATCGCGGCGGCGACGGCGGCAATCGAAGACCAGCAGTATTTCAGGAATAACGTTGGGAAAGTCAAAATCGAAAGAAAAATACTGACTGAAAAATTAATCGAACTCGGATTCGAGGTGCAGGCGAGCCAGTCGAATTTTGTTTTCGCAAAACCATCAAAAGCAAGAGCTATCGATATCTATGAAAAACTCAGGGATAAAGATATATATGTCCGGTACTGGGCATATTCGGATATTAAGGATAAGCTGAGAATTACGGCGGGAACTACCGGGCAGACTAAAATACTCATTGACGCATTAAATATAATTTTAGCCGAGGGATAA
- the hisB gene encoding imidazoleglycerol-phosphate dehydratase HisB has product MADRKAKITRKTKETDILLQINLDGEGKYEIDTGIGFLDHMLSHLSKHSKIDMTLKAKGDLEVDQHHTVEDVAICLGEAIVQALGDKKGIARYGNSAVPMEDALANIALDLSGRPFCVYNVEYRTEKVGDFDVECIEELLRSFANHGKFNLHITVPHGTNSHHIAEAIFKALGQAMGQSVKITGKDIPSTKGSL; this is encoded by the coding sequence ATGGCTGACAGAAAAGCGAAAATAACAAGGAAGACAAAAGAAACGGATATTCTGCTGCAAATCAACCTTGACGGCGAAGGCAAATACGAAATCGATACCGGCATAGGGTTCCTGGACCATATGCTCAGTCACCTTAGCAAACACAGCAAAATCGATATGACGCTGAAGGCAAAAGGCGACCTCGAAGTCGACCAGCATCATACGGTCGAAGACGTCGCGATATGCCTGGGCGAGGCGATTGTGCAGGCGCTGGGCGATAAGAAAGGCATCGCACGCTACGGCAACAGCGCGGTGCCGATGGAAGACGCACTGGCGAATATAGCGCTGGATTTGTCGGGCAGGCCCTTCTGCGTTTATAACGTCGAATACAGAACGGAAAAGGTCGGCGATTTCGATGTGGAATGCATAGAAGAGCTGCTGAGAAGTTTCGCCAATCACGGCAAATTCAATCTGCATATAACCGTACCGCACGGCACTAACAGCCATCATATCGCAGAGGCGATATTCAAAGCACTTGGACAGGCGATGGGGCAATCGGTTAAAATTACCGGAAAAGATATTCCAAGCACAAAGGGTTCGCTGTGA
- the accD gene encoding acetyl-CoA carboxylase, carboxyltransferase subunit beta: protein MAKQAKSQWDGFSLTPRREMPAGLWIKCPGCEKLLFKKAVVENLDVCPECSYHFRIGAAERIKYLVDEGSFEEFLTEMVTADPLNFTFRGTTYKERAKASEKAAAGKEAMLVGKAFVKGRPIMLAVMDFNYLGGSMGAVVGEKLSAAIEKAIEETLPLVVVSSTGGARMHEGVVSLAQMAKTSAALARLDDSGGLFISVLTDPTTGGVTASFAMLGDVIIAEPGALIGFAGPRTIYETIKVELPEGFQRAEFLLEHGFVDMIVHRKDLRSEIARLIDYCCKK from the coding sequence ATGGCAAAACAAGCAAAATCACAATGGGACGGCTTCAGTTTAACGCCGCGGCGGGAAATGCCCGCGGGGCTGTGGATAAAGTGCCCCGGCTGCGAAAAACTGCTATTCAAAAAGGCCGTCGTTGAAAATCTCGACGTATGTCCGGAATGCAGCTACCATTTCCGTATCGGGGCGGCGGAAAGAATCAAATATCTCGTCGATGAAGGCTCATTCGAAGAGTTCCTGACCGAAATGGTTACCGCTGACCCGCTGAATTTCACGTTCAGGGGCACCACCTATAAGGAACGCGCCAAGGCATCCGAAAAGGCCGCGGCGGGCAAAGAGGCTATGCTTGTCGGCAAGGCGTTCGTTAAAGGCAGGCCGATTATGCTGGCGGTAATGGATTTCAATTATCTCGGCGGCTCGATGGGCGCGGTTGTCGGCGAAAAACTGAGCGCGGCAATCGAAAAGGCGATAGAAGAGACGCTTCCGCTTGTCGTGGTCAGCTCGACCGGCGGAGCGAGAATGCACGAAGGCGTGGTTTCGCTGGCACAAATGGCTAAAACCAGCGCCGCTTTGGCGAGATTAGACGATAGCGGCGGGCTTTTCATATCGGTTCTGACCGACCCGACGACGGGCGGAGTTACGGCGAGTTTCGCGATGCTGGGCGATGTTATCATAGCCGAGCCGGGCGCTTTAATTGGTTTTGCAGGGCCAAGGACGATTTACGAGACGATTAAGGTCGAACTGCCGGAGGGGTTTCAAAGGGCCGAATTCCTGCTCGAACACGGGTTTGTCGATATGATTGTGCATCGCAAGGACTTACGAAGCGAAATCGCAAGGCTAATCGACTACTGCTGCAAGAAATAA
- the ispF gene encoding 2-C-methyl-D-erythritol 2,4-cyclodiphosphate synthase: MNGDINYEYRTGIGTDIHRLVEGRALKLGGIVIPYEKGLLAHSDGDVALHAMIDAIAGAAGLGDVGMLFPDSDPQFKDIDSKELVLKVKDYIAAKNWEVVNIDIIVNAEEPKLGPYKMQMKRCIASLLGIDFLNVNVKAKTNEGLGEIGTGLAISAIATVLLRRRLKRTL, from the coding sequence GTGAACGGCGATATAAATTACGAATACAGAACGGGCATCGGCACCGATATTCACCGGCTCGTCGAAGGCAGAGCATTGAAACTGGGCGGCATAGTTATTCCTTACGAAAAAGGACTGCTGGCCCACAGCGACGGCGACGTCGCGCTGCACGCGATGATAGACGCAATAGCGGGAGCGGCGGGACTTGGCGATGTCGGAATGCTGTTTCCCGACAGCGACCCGCAATTTAAAGATATCGACAGCAAAGAACTTGTGCTGAAAGTCAAGGATTACATCGCGGCGAAAAACTGGGAAGTGGTAAATATCGATATTATTGTCAACGCCGAGGAGCCGAAACTTGGGCCGTATAAAATGCAGATGAAAAGATGCATCGCCAGCCTTTTGGGAATCGATTTCCTTAATGTCAATGTAAAGGCAAAGACAAACGAAGGTCTCGGCGAAATAGGAACAGGACTGGCGATATCGGCGATAGCGACAGTGTTACTCAGAAGAAGATTAAAAAGAACGTTATAA